The genomic DNA TCATTGATAATGTCACTGACTATTCCCAGATACAGCCCTACCTACCACCACCCTCATCCCGTTTTAAAGTACTCATAACCACAAAGCTGCAACTGGAAACATCAGTACAGATGCTACCCTTAGAAGTTCTCACACCACCTGCCGCCTTGGAATTATTAGCATCGCGCATTGGCAAATACCGGGTGAAAGATACCAGGGGCAAACCTTTTGGAATGGACTCTAAACGCCAACAAAGCAAACACAAGGTTAAGGCGAACCGAACTTCCGCGTCTGTCCCCCCTCTCCTTATAGGAGAGGGGCAGGGGGAGAGGTTAACCGTAGCCCAACATCTGTGTGAACTACTGGGTTACTTACCCTTAGGAATAGAGTTAGTAGGGCGATATCTAGAACAAGAGCCAAATCTATCCTTAGAAAAGATGCGATCGCGCCTTGAACGTGGCTCTAAAACCCAATTACACGGGCAGAAACAACGCATTACTCACGAGTTTTTTATCCAAGATGAAAATAACACAAACAAGAATTTAACAGCTCAATTGAGTCTAGCCGCAGCCTTTGAATTAAGTTGGAAGCGTTTAGATAAAGAGGCGCAAGAATTAGGCTATTTGCTTAGTATATTCGCCTCAGCTCCTATTCCTTGGACACAAGTGGAAAGTGTATACGGTCAGCTATACCTACCAGGGGCTTTATTAGGACAATTACTGGATATTTCGCCCAGTGATTCAGAAGCCAATATCGAAAATCTGATAACAGCGCTACTGGAAAATTTAAAATCAGCTAGACACCAATTAATACAGCTACATCTCCTGCAATGTATAGGAGAAGAAACTTACCAACTGCATCCGCTAATTCGGGAGTTATGGCGAGATAAATTAGCAGAATTAGAACAAAAAAATAACTTAAAAGAATCATTTTGTCAAGTCATGGCTGCTGTAGCCAAGCAAATACCTGACTCACCCAACCGTGATTTAATAGAGGCTGTGACTTCTGCCATCCCCCACATAGCAGAAGCCGCTACAACACTACCAGAATATTTAAGTGATGAAGATTTAATCCAATCCCTAGAAGGCTTGGGCTGGTTTTATCAAAGTCAAGGGTTCTATGACTTAGCCACACCCTGGTGGGAGCAATGTCTCTCACTCACGCAAAACTACCTTGGCTCAGATCATCCCGATCTGGTTACCAAGTTACAAACTTTGGCATGGAGTTATTATGCTCAGGAGCGATACACAGAAGCCGAACCCTTGTCTATGCAAGCCTTGAAAATTTGTGAGCAAAAGTTAGGGGTCGATCATCCCCTGACACTTGCCACCCGTAAAAATCTGGAAACTCTGCACATGACTCTCAAAAAATGACTTCTGGCTCCGGATTACTGGGTAATGTGGCTACTCAGTGCCTGTTTCAGATTTTGCATCCGCATTTTAATCATTCCCTCTAAACCCCAGCGAATTACTGTACTATCGAGTAAAGGATTCAGCTCAAATTTGACAGCATCCACAATGCGGGTTGATTCAGCCGTAATCGCCATGAACTGATGGGTATGTTCCCAGACACGGAAAGGGCCTGTTACCTGTTCGTCTTTAAAACAGACAGGTGGGTCCCAGTGGGTGATTTGAACTCGCCAGTCCATTCCTAAACCGAACAGTTCAAACCTCAGAGGCAAGTGAGTGCCTAAACCACAAACAATATTAGATTCCTTGAGCCGAACTGAAAGGATAGGTGGAGCGATGCGTTCTAGGAGCTGTACATCCTCGTGAGCTTCCCAGACGGCTGCCACCGGAAGGGGGACAGTTTCGGCGACCTCAATTCGTTCCAAAAGATCTGTTTCCCACAAACATTTTTACGCCTATATGTAAATGTACTGCAATTGCCTCTTAATTTCACAGTTGGCGATGCTTGTCCTGACAAGTCATCGTACCCTTCATGTCCAATGGGGAAATTCCGACGTCCCAATTTCTATGAGTCTCAGAGCGATTTGCTTCGCTGGCTGCCAACTATAGTCTAAAATTCGCTTGATTGTTCCTAAGGATATCCTTAAATTATGTCGAATCAGTCTCCTATCCCAGTCGTTGTCAACGGAGCTTGTGGCAAAATGGGCCGCGAGGTCATTAAGGCGGTTTCCCAAGCCGAGGATATGACCTTAGTGGGTGCGATCGAGCGCAATCCCCAATACATCGGTCAAGATATTGGTGAAGTGATCGGATGTGGCCCTCTGGAAATTCCGGTGCTCAACGACCTACAAGCGAATTTAGTGCTGGCTACCCAGGAAAAAGTACAGGGGGTCATGGTTGATTTTACTCACCCTGATAGCGTTTATGACAATGTTCGGTCTGCGATCGCCTACGGAGTTCGCCCTGTTGTCGGTACCACTGGCATGTCTCCAGAACAAATTCAAGACCTCGCCGACTTTGCCGAAAAAGCCAGCACAGGTTGCTTACTAATTCCTAATTTCTCCATTGGGATGGTATTACTTCAACAAGCTGCTGTTCAAGCCTCCAAATACTTCGACCACGTTGAAATTATTGAACTCCATCACAATCAAAAAGCCGATGCCCCCAGTGGGACTGCCGTTCAAACCGCCCAACTGTTAGCTGAATTAGGAAAAACATTTAATCCAGCCGTTGTTAAAGAAACCGAAAAATTACCCGGTGCTAGAGGAAGTGTAGCCGAAGAAAATATTCGGATTCACAGTGTCCGCCTGCCCGGATTAATTGCTCACCAAGAAGTCATTTTTGGCGCACCCGGTCAAATCTATACCCTGCGTCACGACACCTCAGATCGATCTTGTTACATGCCTGGAGTGCTGCTCGCCATTCGCAAAGTCACCCAACTTAAATCCCTTGTCTACGGATTAGAAAAAATCCTCTAAACGCTAACTATGCTAGTTCCCATCACCCGCCAGAAGTTTGAACAAATCATTCCCATCCTTGCTACCGGCCCCCAGTACGGTTACTTTTGGGGGAAGTTTCCGGATTTCTTAAAACGACTCTTAATTTCTTTACTTTCCGTCGTCGGAGTGTCGCTTTTAAGAGTGTTTTTTGGCAGTAGCTTTGATGGCTTAATCTTGTTACTCTGTATCGTTGCTGGGCTTTATTGGCTATGGGGGCCAATTTACTGGGCAACGATGCGTAATATGGAGATTCGCCGCTACCCATACAGTGGCTTCTGGCGCGGTGAAGTGGTGGATGTATATGTCACAGAGGATTTGATTGGTAAAGAAGAAACGGTGAATAATAGCGGTGAGTTAGTCATCGTTGAAAACCGGGAACGACGCCTCAATGTAGAAGTGGAGGACGAAAACGGATTCGGGACACGAGTACAAGTTCCTCTGCGGCGCATCCATAAGGGAATTGCTGCCGGTCAAGTCGCGGAGATGTTGGTATTGTCCTATCAACCTGACTTGAGGAATATTGTTAAGACAACGGATATTTATATCCCTAGTCTGAACCGTTTTGTGAGTGATTATCCTTATCTACAACCCGATGTTTTTGCCCAAGTCAGTCAGAAATTGAGCCAATTTGAAGATGAGGAAGAACCCGTTAAACGTGGGAAAAATAAGCGTCGCAGGCGTTAAAAAAAAATAAGGGTAAGGGCACGATATTATCGTACCTATAGAGATGCGATCGCCTAAATTCGCCCAATCTCAAAATGCGATCGCATCAAAAAATCCTCCATTAGCAATTTAGCCAAATACCTGCATAATCCTATATCTGTGAGCTAACCAGGACATAGGCAAACATTTTGCCAGGAGTTTCGCTAACATCATGAGCATCACCGACTCAACCAAGCGATCGCACTTCTAATCCATTCTTCTGGATTTTTGCTTTTCGCTATTAAAGTATCCTGGCTAACGGCTTCTAGCGCTTGGCTAATTTCGCTGTTCTCATAACCCAAAGCCAGTAGCGTCATCTCCACATCCTCTAGAATGGTTGGGGATGGCCCAGTCGCAGAAGCGGGTGTACTCACTCCGGCTAGCTGACGCCATTCGGCTAGCTTGGTTTTCAGTTCTAAAGCAATGCGTTCAGCCGTTTTGTTCCCTACACCCGGAGTTTTGGCTAAGGCGCGGATATTGCCCGTCACAATCGCTTGCACTAAATTGGGTAGTCCCAGAGTATCAATCAGTGCGATCGCTAGTTGCGCCCCAATTCCACTCACGCCAATCAACTGACGAAATAAATCCCGTTCTGCTGCGGAGGCAAACCCATACAGAACTTGTTGATCTTCCCGAATTTGCAAATGGGTAAAGACTTGCACCTTCCCTTCTGACGCCGCTAATAGTTCCTGTGACAGACGCTTAGGGATTTGCAATTCATAGCCGATTTCGTTCACGTCCAAAATCAGCGTGACGCGATTGCCACTGCTTTTCTGAATCGTTGCGACAGTCCCCTTGAGATAGCTGATCATGAGTCACAGGGTTGAAGGTTGGAACGTTGAAGGTTAAAGGTTTGAAGATGGTACGCCTTAGCAGAAGGCGTTGGCTTAACCTCTGTGTAACGCGTAGCGTCGGTTGAACACTCTAACTCGTAACCTGCAAACCTTCAACCCCAACCAACCTTCAACCTACAACTCTTATCTAACTGTTCAAGAATCCGAAGTGGTGCAAGCCTTCGAGAATTCCACCAGCACAGTGCGCTTGAGCCATATACCGATAATCGGCTGGGTTCTCCTCGTACCACTGGCGCAGTTCCGGTCGTGCGTTGCCGACAATAATTCCCCGTTCTTCACCAACGCTAAATAAGGCGATGTCATTTCCTGAGTCGCCACATACGACCGTTTGTGTGCTATCGAATCCCCACTTTTGTTTCAGAAACTGTACAGCTAACCCTTTGTCAGCATGGCGGGGTAGAAGGTCGAGGTCTTTACTCCCGCTATAGATCAACTTAACATCAAGACCTCGCTCAGCCAGCAGCGCTTCCAGTTGAGGCAGTACTTCCACGGCGGCTTCTTCCGTTAGATAATAGCTGACTTTAAACGGACGCTGTTCGGAGTCGGGTTGAGGAACCAAGTCAGAATAATGGGCGGCTGTTGCCACGATTAAGTCTCGATTCCAACCTTGAGCCAGTTTGTCTGACCAGGCTGGATCGGGAGTCTCCTGACCATCCTCATCATAAATTTCCGTACCCACAGAGGCGATCAGAGCATCTGGATCTAACAGTTGCTTCTCACGCTTCAGGTCGTGGTAAATACTGCGCGATCGCCCTGTGGCATAGACGATCTTCGTGCCGTATTCTTGGCGATGCTGACTAAGTTGCTTTTTGAGTTCTTTGAGGGCCTTATCATCACCCACTAAGGTATTGTCCAAATCGGTTATAAATAAAAATGCGGTCACAATAACCTCGCTCATCACCTGCGGACTTGCTACAGCCTTATTGTCCTATAGTTAAGGCTGCCTAGCTGACGCACGCTACAGGTAGATTTCTCACAACCGATGCCAAGATAGAAGAAAGCGATCGCTATCTCTGCGATGGTTTGACTCAGCCCACGGCTGTGTGGCGTTCTCCCGATTACAACTCAGTGTCCTCAAGAAAAAACATGGCTCAAGACGTAAAATCTTTTTAGAGCAAGGCTTTGCACTCACAAGAAGCCTGTATTTTTCCCCAAATCAAAAAAAGACAGATTACCCTAGGCAATAGCTCCATAATTACGTCTTCGGGGGGATGTATGAATAATAAACTTAAGTTACGTGTTGCGTCGAGTTGAGTACCGATGGCAATACCCTTGTCACTGCCACTAAAGTCGGTCTCTCCGCATTCGTGGGCGCACTGAAGTAACGTAGCTTCCTGCTGATTCCATCGTGAGTAAAGACCGTCTTGAGCGCTCACAATGATGACTCGCTTGGTGTTCTAGTGTAGTGGGATGCTCTACTGGTCTTTAAGATTCAGACCCCATAGCCATTTGGGACAGCAGATCATTTAATAAAGAAACTTACCATCATGCAAAATCCAATAGAGAGCCTGGATAAAGCTCAATCTTTAGCCTTAGAAACAGCTTGGCAGCGTTACGCTCAAATGGAAACGAACGCTGAATCCGCCTATCAGCAATATCTGAAACTGCGTGGTTGGGCTATAGCTCTGGCAGTAGTTGCCACGTTCCTGGCTATCCTCACGTCTCGGCTTGATAGCAGTCTGATGGTATCACCTGTAGGCCAGGTGCTAAGAGCCAGCTTGATTTTAGTCCCCCTAATTGGTTCGGTGATGTTAGTCTTTGCCAACAGACTACAGCAGGGACAATACTGGCGGGTTTTTAGAACAGGTGCCCAGGAAATTAGAAAAGAGATTTACCTATACCGGACTCTCCTGCAAGGACAACCCCAGCGTCATCAGTGGCTTTTAGAACGGGTGAGTCAGATTCAGCGCCAAGTGGTGGAGACGATTGGCAGCAATTGGATGATCAAACCTTACACGGGTGAAATTCTGCCGGATTATCCGGATAACGAGTCAAACAGCGTTTCGGTTTTAACTGATTTGGCACCGGACGACTACTTGCGCGATCGCCTAGAAGCTCCCCTCAAGTCCTATTCTCAAGAATTAGAGGATATATACCAAACCCGAACTCGTCTACAGGCTGCAATTTTGGCGTTCGGGGCATTGAGTGCATTTCTCCCAGCCCTCAGTGGTAGTCTTAACATTTGGGTCGCCTTCACGACTTCACTGGGAACGGCGTTAATCATTTGGCTGGAAGTAAGTCGGCTGGATTCGGTGGTCAAAAACTATAACCAGCTCATTCTGGAACTTAATATTATTCGCGACCATTGGCAAAGTTTAAGGCCACCCGAACAAACAGGGGCTGAATTTTTTAAATTAGTCATTGCCACCGAAAAAGTCCTCTGGAGCCAGCATAACCAAGACATCAACCAAATGCGTGAGGCTGTGATTGAGTTACGCACTCAACCTAACGATATGGTGACTCAAGTGATGAGTCAGCCTGTTTTGAGTAAGATTGAGCAAAGTCTGCTACCCGAAAAATCAACTCAACTCGAAATTTTACCGGCTAAAACAGAGGTTATTCCCGAAGAGCCTGTAGAAGTTAAAGTTGTTAAGCCGGAAAAGCAAGAACCCAAGAAACAAAATAAAAAAGACTTACCACATGCCTTTGTAGTGATGCCCTTTGGTCGAAAAAAAGGCCCTGATGGACGTTGGATTGATTTCAATAGTATTTATCAACAGTTAATTAAGCCAGCCCTGGAAGAGGCAGGATTTGAGTCGTTTAGAGCGGATGAAGAAACCGTGAGCGGCGATATCTTGACTGATATGTTCCAGGAGCTATTGCTGGCGGATTTGGTACTCACTGACCTAAGCATTGATAATGCCAATGTTTATTATGAATTGGGTGTTCGTCACGCTTTGCGGAAGCGGGGTTTAGTTCATATTCAGTGCGGTCGGGCTTACATGCCTTACGACATTTTCAACGTTCGCACGATCCCTTATCAATGCGATGAAAATGGTTGCCCTGACCCCAAACACCTGGAGAAAGATAAACAGGCGATCGTCAAAATAGCTCGTGCCACCTGGGAGTCAGATGAAAATCGAATTCACAGTCCGATTTTCCAATTACTAGCAGGTCTGGAAGAACCCGATCGCAGAGCGCTACGAACTCCCTTGGCAACTGGCTACTGGCAGGAGTACAAGGAGTGGCAAGAGCTAGTCCTGATTGCTCAGCGACAAAAGCGGATTGGGGATGTGTTGTTGTTAACAGAAGAAGTCCGCAATCCTCTGATTAAAGAAGAAGCGATCGCAGATGCAGGGAAAGCCTTAAAGAACTTGGGGAATCATGCCCTCGCTCTCCAAGAATATCGCCAAGGGCTGAAGATTAATGGAAAAAATTCCGAATTCCGACTGGAAGAAGCGTTTCACCTGAGCCGATTGAAGCAATCCGAAGAAGCGATCGTGAAATTGGAGGGGTTGCTCCAGGATGAACCGAACAATATCAAAGCGTTGTTTTATTTAGCTGGCATTTACACAGAAATGTGGCGGGATGAATGGCTCAAGATCAAAAATGAGCAAGAGCGATTAGAAGAGGCTTACGAAGCGGCTCACTTACTCAGAAAAGCGATTAAGACTTACCTCAAAGGCTATCGCTTAAATCAAGACCATTACCACTCCGGAATCAGTGCCCTAATTTTGTCCTGCGTCTTAGAAGACCTAGTGAAGAAGCTTAAAGCAGATGGTGACTTAGAAGATGAAGCCATTCGGCAACAGTTGCCCTCTCTCAAAGGAGCGGTTCAATTTACCTTAGACAGTGTGGCTCAACGGGAATCCAATGATTTTTGGGTCTTTGTCTGTTTAGCTGATTTCGCCGTCTGCACGGCTGAGCACTCGAAACAGGTAATGAAAGCTTACAAAAAAGCCTTTACCCTGGCTGGGAAAAACAAATTTGCCTTGAAATCGACTCTAGAGCAACTGAAATTATTGCAGGCACTCTCGTTCCGCACAGACTATGTTGAGGCTGGCATCGCTGTGATCCAAGCAGAACTTGAGCGATTTGAAGGCCAAGAGGAAGCGGTTGCAGACACAACCAACAATGAACCGGCATCAGTGTTCTTGTTCTCCGGTCACATGATTGATAGTCCCAATCGTGCACAGCCTCGTTTCCCTGCGGACATGGAAGGCGAGGCTCGTCAAAAAATTGAGGATGTATTGGATAAGTTAAATGCTTGTTCAGGATCGATGGCGATCGCACCGGGAGCGGCTTGTGGTGGAGATATTTTGTTTATTGAAGCTTGTTTGGAGCGCAATATCAAAGTTGAAGTATTTCTGTCATTTTCTCAGGCCGAGTTTATTCAAGATTCAGTCAGTTTTGCCGGGGATAATTGGGTTGCACGTTTCTATGCTATCCAGAAGCATCCTAATGTAACCATCCACTTTCAACCCGAACGC from Microcoleus sp. AS-A8 includes the following:
- a CDS encoding tetratricopeptide repeat protein produces the protein MSQNSQNISPSAGSSPALPYPYDTIPQSGVSQFVGRDKELETLHQLLQEHEQVAVTGITGIGKTELAIQYAKANLNHYTGGVCWLFARSDLGVQIVEFARVHFPHFTIPDKLTPTTQVQYCWQHWKSLLTLPSQGQDGEVLIIIDNVTDYSQIQPYLPPPSSRFKVLITTKLQLETSVQMLPLEVLTPPAALELLASRIGKYRVKDTRGKPFGMDSKRQQSKHKVKANRTSASVPPLLIGEGQGERLTVAQHLCELLGYLPLGIELVGRYLEQEPNLSLEKMRSRLERGSKTQLHGQKQRITHEFFIQDENNTNKNLTAQLSLAAAFELSWKRLDKEAQELGYLLSIFASAPIPWTQVESVYGQLYLPGALLGQLLDISPSDSEANIENLITALLENLKSARHQLIQLHLLQCIGEETYQLHPLIRELWRDKLAELEQKNNLKESFCQVMAAVAKQIPDSPNRDLIEAVTSAIPHIAEAATTLPEYLSDEDLIQSLEGLGWFYQSQGFYDLATPWWEQCLSLTQNYLGSDHPDLVTKLQTLAWSYYAQERYTEAEPLSMQALKICEQKLGVDHPLTLATRKNLETLHMTLKK
- a CDS encoding SRPBCC family protein, whose amino-acid sequence is MERIEVAETVPLPVAAVWEAHEDVQLLERIAPPILSVRLKESNIVCGLGTHLPLRFELFGLGMDWRVQITHWDPPVCFKDEQVTGPFRVWEHTHQFMAITAESTRIVDAVKFELNPLLDSTVIRWGLEGMIKMRMQNLKQALSSHITQ
- the dapB gene encoding 4-hydroxy-tetrahydrodipicolinate reductase; translated protein: MSNQSPIPVVVNGACGKMGREVIKAVSQAEDMTLVGAIERNPQYIGQDIGEVIGCGPLEIPVLNDLQANLVLATQEKVQGVMVDFTHPDSVYDNVRSAIAYGVRPVVGTTGMSPEQIQDLADFAEKASTGCLLIPNFSIGMVLLQQAAVQASKYFDHVEIIELHHNQKADAPSGTAVQTAQLLAELGKTFNPAVVKETEKLPGARGSVAEENIRIHSVRLPGLIAHQEVIFGAPGQIYTLRHDTSDRSCYMPGVLLAIRKVTQLKSLVYGLEKIL
- a CDS encoding phosphate ABC transporter permease, which codes for MLVPITRQKFEQIIPILATGPQYGYFWGKFPDFLKRLLISLLSVVGVSLLRVFFGSSFDGLILLLCIVAGLYWLWGPIYWATMRNMEIRRYPYSGFWRGEVVDVYVTEDLIGKEETVNNSGELVIVENRERRLNVEVEDENGFGTRVQVPLRRIHKGIAAGQVAEMLVLSYQPDLRNIVKTTDIYIPSLNRFVSDYPYLQPDVFAQVSQKLSQFEDEEEPVKRGKNKRRRR
- the ruvA gene encoding Holliday junction branch migration protein RuvA → MISYLKGTVATIQKSSGNRVTLILDVNEIGYELQIPKRLSQELLAASEGKVQVFTHLQIREDQQVLYGFASAAERDLFRQLIGVSGIGAQLAIALIDTLGLPNLVQAIVTGNIRALAKTPGVGNKTAERIALELKTKLAEWRQLAGVSTPASATGPSPTILEDVEMTLLALGYENSEISQALEAVSQDTLIAKSKNPEEWIRSAIAWLSR
- a CDS encoding sucrose-phosphate phosphatase, with protein sequence MTAFLFITDLDNTLVGDDKALKELKKQLSQHRQEYGTKIVYATGRSRSIYHDLKREKQLLDPDALIASVGTEIYDEDGQETPDPAWSDKLAQGWNRDLIVATAAHYSDLVPQPDSEQRPFKVSYYLTEEAAVEVLPQLEALLAERGLDVKLIYSGSKDLDLLPRHADKGLAVQFLKQKWGFDSTQTVVCGDSGNDIALFSVGEERGIIVGNARPELRQWYEENPADYRYMAQAHCAGGILEGLHHFGFLNS
- a CDS encoding SLATT domain-containing protein produces the protein MQNPIESLDKAQSLALETAWQRYAQMETNAESAYQQYLKLRGWAIALAVVATFLAILTSRLDSSLMVSPVGQVLRASLILVPLIGSVMLVFANRLQQGQYWRVFRTGAQEIRKEIYLYRTLLQGQPQRHQWLLERVSQIQRQVVETIGSNWMIKPYTGEILPDYPDNESNSVSVLTDLAPDDYLRDRLEAPLKSYSQELEDIYQTRTRLQAAILAFGALSAFLPALSGSLNIWVAFTTSLGTALIIWLEVSRLDSVVKNYNQLILELNIIRDHWQSLRPPEQTGAEFFKLVIATEKVLWSQHNQDINQMREAVIELRTQPNDMVTQVMSQPVLSKIEQSLLPEKSTQLEILPAKTEVIPEEPVEVKVVKPEKQEPKKQNKKDLPHAFVVMPFGRKKGPDGRWIDFNSIYQQLIKPALEEAGFESFRADEETVSGDILTDMFQELLLADLVLTDLSIDNANVYYELGVRHALRKRGLVHIQCGRAYMPYDIFNVRTIPYQCDENGCPDPKHLEKDKQAIVKIARATWESDENRIHSPIFQLLAGLEEPDRRALRTPLATGYWQEYKEWQELVLIAQRQKRIGDVLLLTEEVRNPLIKEEAIADAGKALKNLGNHALALQEYRQGLKINGKNSEFRLEEAFHLSRLKQSEEAIVKLEGLLQDEPNNIKALFYLAGIYTEMWRDEWLKIKNEQERLEEAYEAAHLLRKAIKTYLKGYRLNQDHYHSGISALILSCVLEDLVKKLKADGDLEDEAIRQQLPSLKGAVQFTLDSVAQRESNDFWVFVCLADFAVCTAEHSKQVMKAYKKAFTLAGKNKFALKSTLEQLKLLQALSFRTDYVEAGIAVIQAELERFEGQEEAVADTTNNEPASVFLFSGHMIDSPNRAQPRFPADMEGEARQKIEDVLDKLNACSGSMAIAPGAACGGDILFIEACLERNIKVEVFLSFSQAEFIQDSVSFAGDNWVARFYAIQKHPNVTIHFQPERLGAVPEGDNPYERNNRWALYSTLMYGIERVRLVVLWNGKGGDAPGGTGDMVQQVRQLGGIVEHIDTTKFDYWKMNEKVVEFPKTIEMAGQVQES